A single Candidatus Stygibacter australis DNA region contains:
- a CDS encoding uroporphyrinogen decarboxylase family protein, which produces MNSRQRIKSIIAGEPADRCGFWLGNPHPDSWPALHQYFGTSSEEELRLLLKDDFRWITPWDAYQHPEGKPVFDMQRPGKTLSEGGVFADTVSVEEVEAFDWPNPEYLDFSKYKEILENTGDFYRAGGLWSPFFHEVCDFFGMENYFLKMYLNPDVVHAVTRHLIEYYLAANRLCFEECGDLIDGFFFGNDFGSQIDILVSPELFKEFIFPYFKDLTDLGKAFNKQVILHSCGSIFRVMDDLIGLGVNAFHPLQAKAANMDADTLQNHFAGKIAFIGAIDTQDLLVNGSPDDVIADVRRIKRTLGPSVVISPSHEALLPNVSPENIEAMAIAATES; this is translated from the coding sequence ATGAATTCCAGACAGAGGATCAAAAGCATCATTGCTGGTGAACCAGCCGACAGATGCGGATTCTGGTTAGGAAATCCCCATCCTGATTCCTGGCCTGCTCTACATCAATACTTTGGTACTTCCTCAGAAGAAGAATTACGCTTACTCCTTAAAGATGATTTCCGCTGGATCACTCCCTGGGATGCCTATCAGCATCCTGAAGGCAAACCTGTCTTTGATATGCAAAGACCAGGAAAGACGCTCTCTGAAGGTGGGGTTTTTGCTGATACAGTTTCCGTAGAAGAAGTGGAAGCCTTTGACTGGCCCAATCCTGAGTATCTTGATTTCTCTAAATATAAAGAAATTCTGGAAAACACTGGTGATTTCTATCGTGCCGGAGGTTTATGGAGTCCCTTTTTTCATGAAGTATGTGATTTCTTTGGCATGGAAAACTATTTCCTCAAAATGTATCTTAATCCTGATGTGGTTCATGCTGTTACTCGCCACCTGATAGAATATTATCTGGCAGCAAATCGGCTTTGTTTTGAAGAATGCGGTGACCTGATTGATGGCTTTTTCTTTGGTAATGATTTCGGCAGTCAAATTGATATTCTGGTCAGCCCGGAACTTTTCAAAGAATTCATTTTCCCCTACTTCAAAGATTTAACTGATTTAGGAAAAGCATTTAATAAACAGGTAATACTGCATTCCTGCGGTTCCATATTCAGGGTGATGGATGATTTGATCGGTTTAGGTGTAAATGCCTTTCATCCCCTGCAGGCAAAAGCTGCCAATATGGATGCGGACACACTGCAAAATCACTTTGCCGGCAAAATTGCTTTTATTGGGGCAATAGATACCCAGGACTTACTTGTAAATGGCTCACCTGATGATGTGATCGCTGATGTGCGAAGAATAAAACGCACCCTGGGTCCATCTGTAGTGATCAGTCCTAGTCATGAAGCTCTGCTGCCCAATGTGTCCCCTGAGAATATTGAAGCAATGGCAATAGCAGC